The following coding sequences lie in one Phaeodactylum tricornutum CCAP 1055/1 chromosome 12, whole genome shotgun sequence genomic window:
- a CDS encoding predicted protein: MAFVFCQSNLSIALPISRIRFLTRSLRTSQLPRQHSNSDVFEVEQKFPLSLDSLPILEERLRILGFEQITTKELTDWYFDNVCSDLVQQDCWLRYREDENQGEWQLKKGVRGQYNGANTSTVYEEIEGAKALNAAVDLLAKVERKADVPLPFEFAGFAPFHIPKLLEEISLLQLHPFARILTKRASWVSTDQCNMMFWALTVDLDITDFGYAVGEVEAMIKDRRDVPRARAAINGLVKRLKPVGTHSTIAIGKLEYYLQSRQPELYQMCIERGIVKEPAAE; encoded by the coding sequence ATGGCTTTCGTATTTTGCCAGTCGAATCTCTCAATTGCACTACCAATATCACGGATCCGTTTCTTGACTCGCTCATTGCGTACATCTCAACTTCCCAGGCAGCACTCAAATTCCGACGTCTTTGAGGTAGAACAGAAGTTTCCGCTTTCGCTAGACTCTCTGCCAATCTTGGAAGAGCGGCTACGGATTTTGGGTTTTGAACAAATTACAACGAAGGAACTGACAGATTGGTATTTTGACAACGTTTGCAGCGACCTTGTGCAGCAGGATTGCTGGCTACGCTACCGAGAAGATGAGAATCAAGGGGAATGGCAACTCAAGAAAGGAGTAAGAGGTCAATATAACGGAGCAAATACGTCGACAGTATATGAAGAAATTGAAGGCGCGAAAGCTTTGAACGCTGCTGTAGACCTTTTGGCAAAAGTGGAAAGAAAAGCAGATGTCCCTCTACCATTCGAATTTGCTGGTTTTGCCCCGTTTCACATTCCGAAGCTCCTCGAGGAAATCTCCTTGTTACAACTTCACCCCTTCGCCCGAATTTTGACAAAAAGAGCAAGCTGGGTATCTACTGACCAATGCAATATGATGTTTTGGGCTCTGACTGTAGATTTGGACATAACCGATTTCGGATACGCGGTGGGTGAAGTGGAAGCGATGATAAAGGACCGAAGAGACGTTCCTAGGGCCCGAGCAGCAATAAATGGCTTGGTTAAACGTCTCAAACCAGTAGGAACGCACTCTACGATAGCGATTGGGAAACTCGAATATTACCTACAGAGTCGACAACCAGAGCTTTACCAAATGTGTATCGAACGAGGCATCGTAAAAGAGCCAGCTGCTGAATGA
- a CDS encoding predicted protein, translating into MRTRNQRQDGADDIMSKVNATDSRHRRQDSNIKDNEQTPIVLPNRSIDGFTDDSFRVTQTRKRILRQGVAPQVAEGSGDCEQKEKSKTRGKISRLGAAGFYLKACHQSGYVLQAITWAKARPFVVGAMLFSIPFILRPSRFGRFLSFIGLMRWYPAYFGNHPIAGGPLGRKIDYNYLTKVYERTKRENQEKLGKLGITELPYIETLNAKEQINVLNLNTRAAIRELLVRRERRAVMWNELELQSQGLKLATDCKQCDGVAGCLNPCGIPRILLLPQLHNWEPPRPGLISGANLIPFTFDETEVRDFLSVAHPQLRNHTKQETNVSTTVWALAALTSYGGVFLGDQRRSKIDTANKVLFGGSNRGILDIALRDTPVAIVSLERTGTDFRLKMLMTTPNHPFLECALGELQAMSLLNVPQLWRMLMVSKEPSFYVDEGWKRALINCPAKKETGCCHSNSLVSVTDVAADYESQMLKVGKSVVYVQIVKEEILEVRSAKTAQVEIQHTSRASTEPSTKVRLETLLRLHKADPGWLCTRCIKTPWYGSMEKCSFFCPTRYEELVCRSPDKPPRREVPVDVNVLVPSQPSAQRIPRIIHQTWFEDLTIDRYPQLVRLQNSWKQSGWEYRFYDDAAAKEYVIENFPYHFAEAFDSLIPGAYKADFFRYLVLMKTGGVYADVDVMLDTNLDSFITPSMSFFAPRDIVGEYAGQPFCLWNGLIGAAPGHPFLIRAVERLVNLILDRSDLYDMERDICRRSEKPIELWKVRAEPLLLFSGPCALGVAANEALNRSSLEPFDIGWISMENLGFGGKDDHGDALILVGDKFDMGAFRISDPERNFVVASTDLDGVEKKARIMANPTIVERNLNDTRQKQLPHYSKTAKGVYVWGSARVYKDNEVANEKIKFFPQYHDE; encoded by the exons ATGCGAACACGGAACCAGAGACAAGACGGTGCAGATGATATTATGAGCAAAGTCAATGCCACTGACAGTCGTCATCGCCGACAGGATTCTAATATCAAAGACAACGAGCAAACACCAATCGTCCTGCCAAACAGATCCATCGACGGCTTTACTGACGACTCATTCCGTGTAACGCAGACACGAAAGAGAATTTTGCGGCAAGGTGTTGCTCCACAAGTAGCGGAAGGCAGTGGAGACTGTGAGCAGAAGGAAAAAAGCAAGACTCGTGGTAAAATTAGCAGACTTGGTGCAGCTGGCTTTTACCTAAAAGCGTGTCATCAATCGGGATATGTATTACAAGCAATAACGTGGGCCAAAGCTCGTCCGTTTGTTGTCGGAGCCATGCTattttccattccttttATTTTGCGGCCGTCTCGCTTTGGGCGGTTCTTAAGCTTTATTGGCCTGATGCGTTGGTACCCCGCGTATTTTGGAAACCATCCAATAGCGGGAGGTCCGTTAGGCCGTAAAATCGATTACAACTATCTTACCAAAGTATACGAAAGGACTAAACGAGAAAATCAAGAGAAGCTGGGAAAATTGGGGATTACAGAGCTGCCCTATATTGAAACATTGAATGCAAAGGAGCAAATCAACGTTTTGAATTTGAACACGCGAGCGGCGATACGAGAACTTTTAGTTCGACGAGAAAGACGTGCTGTGATGTGGAATGAATTAGAATTGCAATCACAAGGCTTAAAATTGGCTACCGACTGCAAACAGTGTGACGGTGTGGCGGGTTGCTTAAATCCTTGCGGAATACCTCggattcttttgcttccgcAGCTCCACAATTGGGAACCGCCGCGGCCAGGTCTAATATCCGGCGCCAACTTGATCCCCTTCACATTTGACGAAACCGAAGTGCGCGATTTCTTGTCTGTCGCTCACCCGCAGCTTCGGAATCATACCAAGCAAGAGACCAACGTTTCCACGACGGTGTGGGCGCTAGCAGCCTTGACTTCGTATGGCGGCGTCTTTCTTGGGGATCAGCGTCGCTCTAAGATTGATACAGCGAATAAAGTCCTGTTTGGGGGTTCGAATCGTGGGATCCTTGATATAGCCTTACGAGATACGCCGGTGGCCATCGTTTCCCTAGAGAGAACTGGAACCGATTTTCGTCTCAAGATGCTGATGACTACACCAAACCATCCTTTCTTAGAATGTGCTCTTGGCGAGTTGCAAGCAATGAGCCTTTTAAACGTTCCACAACTGTGGAGAATGCTCATGGTCTCTAAAGAACCTTCGTTCTACGTCGATGAAGGTTGGAAACGGGCGTTAATAAATTGCCCTGCAAAGAAAGAGACTGGATGCTGTCACTCCAATTCTTTGGTTTCCGTCACAGACGTGGCCGCGGATTATGAAAGCCAAATGCTGAAAGTCGGCAAAAGTGTGGTATATGTGCAAATAGTGAAAGAAGAGATATTGGAGGTTAGGTCAGCAAAAACAGCCCAAGTTGAAATACAACATACTTCGCGGGCATCAACTGAACCCTCTACAAAGGTTCGGTTGGAAACGCTTTTGCGCCTTCATAAAGCCGACCCAGGATGGTTGTGTACTAGGTGCATCAAGACTCCATGGTACGGCTCCATGGAAAAATGTTCGTTCTTTTGTCCAACAAGGTACGAAGAACTCGTTTGTCGGTCTCCGGATAAGCCTCCTAGACGCGAAGTCCCAGTAGATGTGAATGTTTTGGTTCCTTCCCAGCCATCAGCCCAACGTATTCCACGCATTATACATCAGACCTGGTTTGAAGACCTCACGATAGACCGATACCCGCAACTTGTAAGGTTGCAAAACTCTTGGAAACAAAGCGGTTGGGAGTATCGATTTTACGACGATGCCGCGGCAAAGGAGTACGTGATCGAAAACTTCCCCTATCACTTTGCTGAAGCTTTTGACAGTTTAATTCCTGGAGCTTACAAGGCCGACTTTTTTCGGTATCTTGTGCTGATGAAGACGGGGGGTGTATATGCTGATGTGGACGTTATGCTCGACACAAATCTTGATTCATTTATCACTCCATCCATGTCCTTTTTTGCGCCAAGAGATATCGTGGGTGAATACGCAGGACAGCCATTTTGCCTTTGGAATGGACTTATCG GAGCCGCTCCAGGGCATCCGTTTCTGATACGAGCTGTTGAACGTCTTGTAAATCTTATCTTGGATCGCTCAGACTTGTATGACATGGAACGCGATATTTGTCGAAGATCGGAAAAACCGATAGAGCTTTGGAAAGTGAGAGCAGAGCCTTTGCTGCTTTTTTCGGGGCCATGCGCCCTCGGCGTTGCCGCAAACGAAGCTTTGAATCGATCGTCACTTGAGCCATTTGATATAGGATGGATCAGCATGGAAAATCTTGGTTTCGGTGGGAAAGATGATCATGGTGATGCTCTGATTTTGGTGGGCGACAAATTTGACATGGGCGCCTTTCGAATTTCGGACCCGGAAagaaattttgttgttgcttcaACAGACCTGGATGGAGTGGAAAAAAAAGCAAGGATCATGGCGAATCCAACGATAGTCGAACGGAACTTAAATGACACACGACAGAAGCAACTACCGCACTACAGTAAAACAGCAAAGGGAGTCTATGTCTGGGGAAGTGCTCGTGTCTACAAAGACAATGAAGTCGCCAACGAAAAAATTAAGTTTTTCCCTCAATACCATGACGAGTAG
- a CDS encoding predicted protein: PLHFELHSSISSISEDTWDACHSSSPFLKHSWIRCLEESNCASRSTGWVPQHVSIRIGKQLVGYVPLYIKEHSLGEFVFDQSWAEAAYRNRIDYYPKLLSGIPFTPATGDRILWMPSVDEEATALAGGLDQVDTKLKSLPRSMQSLLESLKGVKDDYIRRTSLQYHWCNRNPNNSNMPYDSFDDYLRAFKSKRRIAIQRERSSVREDQGIRIDTVSGEEIRRHPGLVARMFDIYLATIQKMSFWGRQYLTLEFFELLVRSDFCKHLCFICARHNSTGAELKAEDVFAGTINIVMDGIFYGRYWGCLTEHLIKNLHFEVCYWSAIDFCIKNGLTRMEPGAGGGDYKWARGF, from the exons CCTCTGCATTTTGAGTTACATTCGTCAATCTCGAGTATTTCAGAAGACACATGGGATGCTTGTCATTCTTCTTCGCCGTTCCTCAAACATTCTTGGATAAGATGCCTGGAAGAATCGAATTGTGCTTCACGTTCTACTGGATGGGTACCCCAACATGTCTCCATTAGAATTGGTAAGCAACTTGTCGGCTACGTTCCGTTGTACATCAAAGAGCATTCACTGGGAGAGTTTGTCTTTGACCAGTCCTGGGCGGAAGCAGCATATCGAAATCGGATTGATTATTATCCCAAGCTTTTGTCTGGTATTCCATTTACACCAGCCACAGGCGACCGAATTTTGTGGATGCCATCGGT AGACGAAGAAGCAACGGCCTTGGCGGGAGGGTTGGACCAGGTAGATACCAAACTGAAGTCTCTACCTCGATCAATGCAGTCCCTTTTAGAGTCTCTGAAAGGTGTCAAAGACGACTATATTAGGAGAACTTCTCTACAATATCACTGGTGCAATCGAAATCCGAACAATAGTAACATGCCATATGACTCATTTGATGACTATCTGAGAGCTTTCAAGAGTAAGCGACGAATAGCTATTCAGCGTGAACGGAGCTCAGTTAGAGAGGATCAAGGTATTCGTATCGACACTGTTAGCGGCGAAGAGATTCGCAGACACCCCGGTCTAGTCGCCCGTATGTTTGATATCTACTTGGCAACTATTCAAAAGATGTCCTTTTGGGGTCGACAATACTTGACTTTGGAATTTTTTGAACTGCTAGTGAGATCTGACTTTTGCAAGCATCTCTGTTTCATTTGCGCTCGTCATAATTCGACTGGAGCCGAGCTCAAAGCTGAAGATGTTTTTGCCGGGACCATCA ATATCGTAATGGATGGAATATTCTACGGACGTTACTGGGGATGTCTTACCGAGCACTTAATCAAAAACTTGCACTTCGAAGTGTGTTATTGGTCAGCGATTGATTTCTGCATCAAAAATGGCTTGACCCGCATGGAACCAGGCGCAGGCGGTGGCGACTATAAATGGGCACGAGGGTTT
- a CDS encoding predicted protein, protein MNFCGLENEQQENDVCSLWNGPRIKFEDDNVDGNFRELSLGEVDQRRALDRIEHSITHVGSDEAYFSPLDTCTIKPTRTTLAENSFNLKSTCLMPGRKREDREPRILEHSPTSSHNETRTATGGALQASSPMANWSPSYIVPTSNSSPIPLYLISDDEWSSTHKPGQATLKNTSLDPPLGQSFAQGSIKGEWEKGEINAWTTIALKDILRLELGGPKQNRAHTYESSFTIIVDQESSINYFDFEAASPVQREYLLSSLMVVLEQECTSLQTRKNSDDVECIPNAGTMDQPILCSPSLEQNTVPSRPSPQNLESKVSSRECLYLDEHDAGSVSKIFIDSGERQLPKDADKFPFQNQESSGPMVGMTQEEKIDLCIGFVPSASSVYLADAWCTDDVCTLAMKDIADSCAGIFEKKQIRNGSASFDGCVSPVDAEQMAMVEDYVTGAMEAPSAVYSYLTADGRVWQTDKPMVLQTASHVCTHPVLKNRASQANAQVHRLQRLRSEMTFADPLRQSEERTRCIRTTQSCADIPGLKVSYPKIKADNDGPSLFHTSDLLKSVMNNTMMSRTNDGQKIENDVLYYDSDPEDIRFQSTCRNPRKASAKPEAAEKNINAARRPLALSGVGFEQMGSGKQISRHLDEDVIVDLSQVSIWWMELFCCQNSLGRSPQRPSVVMPRLESSKSSTC, encoded by the exons ATGAATTTCTGTGGACTTGAAAATGAACAGCAGGAGAACGACGTGTGTTCCTTGTGGAATGGGCCTCGTATAAAATTCGAAGACGATAATGTGGACGGCAATTTCCGTGAGCTTTCCTTGGGCGAAGTTGATCAGCGAAGGGCACTCGACAGAATAGAGCACTCAATCACGCATGTCGGTAGTGACGAGGCCTATTTTTCTCCACTAGACACCTGCACTATAAAACCCACACGCACTACACTGGCAGAGAACAGCTTTAATTTGAAAAGTACCTGTCTGATGCCCGGTCGAAAGAGGGAAGATAGAGAACCTAGAATCCTGGAGCATTCACCAACGTCGAGCCACAATGAAACCAGAACCGCCACTGGAGGCGCTCTGCAGGCTTCATCTCCAATGGCGAATTGGTCTCCAAGCTACATCGTACCTACAAGCAACTCAAGCCCGATTCCGTTGTACCTCATTTCGGATGATGAATGGAGCTCTACGCACAAGCCTGGACAAGCTACTCTTAAAAATACCTCGCTAGATCCACCGCTTGGACAGTCTTTTGCTCAAGGGAGTATAAAG GGAGAATGGGAGAAAGGCGAGATCAATGCATGGACTACAATTGCGCTGAAAGACATTCTGCGGTTGGAACTCGGAGGGCCCAAACAGAATAGAGCTCATACCTACGAAAGCAGTTTCACAATCATTGTAGACCAAGAAAGCTCCATCAACTACTTCGACTTTGAGGCCGCATCTCCGGTACAGCGCGAGTACCTCTTATCGTCGTTGATGGTTGTGCTAGAACAAGAGTGTACTTCTTTGCAGACACGGAAGAACAGTGACGACGTTGAATGCATTCCAAATGCTGGAACAATGGATCAGCCTATTCTATGCAGTCCGTCCTTGGAACAAAATACCGTCCCGTCCAGGCCGTCGCCGCAAAATTTGGAATCTAAAGTGTCATCTCGAGAATGCTTATACCTGGACGAGCATGATGCTGGATCTGTTTCCAAGATATTCATTGACAGTGGAGAACGACAGTTGCCGAAGGATGCAGATAAATTTCCCTTTCAAAACCAGGAGAGTTCAGGACCAATGGTCGGTATGACTCAGGAAGAGAAAATCGATTTGTGCATTGGCTTCGTTCCGAGTGCGAGTAGTGTATACCTTGCGGATGCGTGGTGTACGGATGATGTATGTACACTGGCGATGAAGGACATCGCAGACAGCTGCGCCGgtattttcgaaaaaaaGCAAATCCGAAACGGTTCAGCCTCGTTTGACGGATGCGTGAGTCCCGTTGACGCCGAACAAATGGCCATGGTTGAAGATTATGTCACGGGGGCAATGGAAGCCCCTAGCGCAGTATATTCATATCTAACTGCTGATGGTCGGGTTTGGCAGACTGATAAACCGATGGTTCTGCAGACTGCCTCGCATGTATGCACTCATCCAGTCTTAAAGAACAGGGCAAGCCAAGCAAATGCCCAAGTTCATCGTCTCCAAAGATTGCGTAGCGAAATGACATTTGCTGATCCTTTGCGCCAATCAGAGGAACGAACGCGGTGCATTCGGACGACGCAGTCCTGTGCTGATATTCCTGGTTTAAAAGTCTCATACCCAAAGATCAAAGCTGATAATGATGGACCCAGTCTTTTTCATACATCTGATCTTCTTAAATCCGTGATGAACAATACGATGATGAGCCGCACCAATGACGGTCAGAAAATCGAAAATGATGTTCTCTACTACGATTCTGATCCCGAAGACATTCGTTTTCAAAGTACCTGCAGAAACCCGCGAAAAGCATCCGCAAAACCTGAAGCCGCTGAAAAAAACATTAACGCTGCAAGGCGTCCACTCGCATTGAGCGGTGTCGGGTTTGAGCAGATGGGATCAGGGAAGCAAATTAGCAGACATTTGGACGAGGACGTCATCGTTGATCTA AGTCAGGTGTCTATTTGGTGGATGGAACTTTTTTGCTGCCAAAACTCACTTGGTCGGAGTCCGCAAAGGCCATCCGTTGTCATGCCTCGGTTGGAGAGCTCCAAAAGCTCGACTTGCTAG
- a CDS encoding predicted protein, which yields MLSHSSSFSSRRLASQIEKRPMMESVRRRRSSQLSMERKRDKLEDPNKKQTFTKYRWSRCFWSKIIHTLPRRNCARKGGTIMLLLILLHVLSRDYLWGGPFDIRGGLFGAWADAGLRLLFSSKAATPIAKVDYPHVVLRSSRKEIPGYSLFLEELLSRAAGENIDWDASEVRNHDNPRHAHSVVNFFEGGDYESSSNASSDSVIDVLAKQNCQPRWLCQRCLNAAQYGSLTQCRQLCPECLEDTLCQPSLVRNPPFSILMQRPVTSTIPRIVHMMWHEPLDSLKYPELVRIQNGWRSTDFSFRFYTPDTARRYIQKSYPLRIIEVYDSIQSLSMQINCARVLILLREGGVFANEVLLVSGVSFFAAREDDMEHCLWTGLVGASPGHVILVKEAEEFLTRLSTKGSYFDIDRSLCTALGPSAELWKARVYVDETTIDSCALGRAVHTALGERNSVMHFSLGKLQIPLSNNRLYEGDALILLMSKSDTGATRISDIERNILIASTSMVGLSKESLYERIHHATLRNSRAETSTPMKGTVLEP from the exons ATGCTGAGCCATTCTAGCTCctttagcagtaggcgacTTGCTTCTCAAATCGAAAAGCGACCCATGATGGAATCGGTGAGGAGAAGAAGGTCGTCGCAGCTCAGTATGGAACGAAAACGCGACAAATTGGAAGATCCCAACAAGAAACAAACGTTTACAAAATATCGATGGTCAAGATGTTTCTGGTCCAAAATCATTCATACTCTCCCAAGGAGGAATTGCGCACGCAAGGGTGGCACCATCatgctgttgctgattcTGCTGCATGTGTTATCGCGGGATTATCTTTGGGGCGGCCCATTTGACATCAGAGGCGGACTCTTCGGTGCTTGGGCTGACGCTGGCTTGCGGCTCTTATTCTCATCGAAAGCAGCTACGCCGATTGCAAAAGTAGACTATCCACATGTTGTATTGCGATCCAGTCGCAAAGAGATCCCCGGTTACAGTCTTTTTTTAGAAGAGCTGCTGTCGAGAGCAGCAGGAGAGAATATCGATTGGGACGCTTCAGAAGTACGCAACCACGACAATCCACGCCATGCGCATTCGGTGGTGAACTTTTTTGAAGGTGGAGATTACGAATCATCTTCTAATGCTTCCTCGGATTCTGTTATTGACGTTTTGGCGAAACAGAACTGTCAACCACGTTGGCTTTGTCAGAGATGCTTAAACGCAGCCCAATATGGGTCGCTGACTCAATGTCGTCAATTGTGCCCAGAGTGCCTTGAAGATACACTCTGCCAGCCTTCTTTGGTTCGCAATCCACCCTTTTCTATCCTCATGCAACGTCCAGTGACATCAACGATTCCACGTATAGTTCATATGATGTGGCACGAGCCACTGGACAGTTTGAAGTATCCGGAGCTCGTCCGGATTCAAAACGGATGGCGGAGTACCGACTTTTCCTTTCGATTTTACACGCCAGATACCGCACGTCGGTATATTCAAAAGAGCTACCCGTTGCGTATCATAGAGGTGTATGATTCTATCCAGTCGTTGTCAATGCAGATTAATTGCGCGCGAGTTCTGATTCTTTTGAGGGAAGGGGGCGTGTTTGCAAATG AGGTTCTCTTGGTTTCAGGCGTGTCCTTTTTTGCTGCGCGAGAAGACGATATGGAACACTGCCTTTGGACTGGATTGGTTGGAGCAAGTCCTGGTCATGTGATTTTGGTTAAGGAAGCGGAAGAATTTTTAACACGCCTGTCTACAAAAGGAAGCTATTTTGACATCGACCGTAGCTTATGTACGGCGCTGGGACCGAGTGCCGAGCTGTGGAAAGCACGTGTGTATGTCGATGAAACAACTATCGATTCCTGCGCGCTTGGCCGAGCCGTTCACACTGCTCTTGGAGAGCGGAATTCAGTGATGCATTTTTCATTGGGAAAACTTCAGATTCCTTTAAGCAATAACAGACTCTATGAAGGAGATGCCCTTATACTTCTC ATGAGTAAATCTGACACTGGTGCCACTCGAATTTCTGACATCGAGCGAAATATATTGATTGCCTCCACATCTATGGTGGGACTCTCGAAAGAGAGCCTGTACGAGCGTATACATCACGCCACATTGCGGAACTCGAGAGCGGAAACCAGCACT CCCATGAAGGGGACTGTCCTGGAACCTTAG